The sequence GCAAATGAAATAGTATCTCGTCTCGCACTTATCATCGTAAAAAACGCCCTTGTAGAGGTCGACGCAATGTTCCCTGTCATGTGCATTGTTTGGTTCTCCGGATTGCCATGTTAAAAACGGCGCTCGCTTGCCGGTTGTCCAGGAAACATATTGTTCCTCGTTTACCAGATCGTTGATGTCCAGCCAGTAGCTGGTATCGTGGGTGATTCGCCTCCTAAGATCCCGTAGCTCCTGTTCGTCCTGGATGACCGCCAATTGTCCGCCCATTTCAACACAGGATTTCGAGGCAGAGAACCAGTTCTGGTGGTGATTCCTTTCGACATAGAAGTATCTCTTGCCGATCTTCTCGAAACCCGGTGGTATTACTTTATTGGGCGGAATCTTTGGGTTACTGACCTTTGTTAGTACTTCCTGCAAGACTGACATCTGGGCGGTATGCTGTCTATCTAGTTTTTTTAGGGATTCGTTTAGCCTTAGGACATCTGAGTTACTATTCCATTGCTGCTGATGCATTGCTATGTGGTCGATCAGTGGTTTTAATACGGTCAGACAGAATTCGCCACATTAATTGGAAGGGTCATTCAATAGGCATACCGATCGGTCACCATTCTGTACCTCTGCCAAAGATCCGTAAAACTCCCGTGCGACCAAAgcaaaaagtaaataaattacaGACCACACGAACATAATGAGATGGTATAACCGCTCTGGGCAAAAATGTATAACAGAATGATTTTATATGTGTTTCATTAATTACCAGAGGTTGCGATATGCATAATCACTTTGctgtatatgtatgtacaaaGTACATTGTACTTACATCAATGTCTTTTAAAAAAAGACAAATCATCAGAAATAAGAAAGCTGAAGCAGGCGCTGTGCGGTACCCACCTGGAAGTGCCGACCCTCCTGGGCGAGCCGCTGCATCTATGCACCAAGGGTGAAGTGACAAGACTGGACTTAATGCACCGCTTACCATGCCAGGTAACTATTATGAAGcgtttttaaagattttaagtctTAGATAATTGAATACATTAATTATAATAGAATCTATATATTAGATTAGATTATTACAAACTTCGCTGTGAAAATAGGACATGTCCGCAAAAATTCGGATAATATAACAAACAAGCAAGTATAAAGTTGGTAGCTTAGCGTCCTAATGTGCTTGTGCGTTGTACTTTGCACACCAATCTGaaaggtatatattttttttaatttttaattttttgcgGTGATAAAAGCAAAATTATTGTCTTGTTGACGAGTCCCGAAAACGACAAGGGTCTATCGATTTTCCTAAACATCGGCTATCGATGTGTGGCCAACGTTGCCACCCTTCGAGGCTGCCACTGAGCCTGCCACTTTTCAGAGGTGAGTATTCCATTTGAAATAATGGCAACGTTGGCCATACATCGATAGCCGTTGTTCAAGAAAATCGATAGACCCTTGTCGATTTCGGGATTCGTCAACAAAACAATCATTGTGTTTCTTGACCGCATGCGGGTCGGTCGTGGGTTTGCTCTAAAGAACTATAATTTTTTGTCTTGGAGTACTGCTCAtttttggatttgatttcgtCCATTGAAGACAGTTTTTGTACATTTAGGGAAATTATCTgcgtttaattttttttaatctgcTGGAGATGAATATTGGTCATTGCCAGGATAACCGTCATTTGCCGCGATTGGGGGGACATCGACGACTCCCTCGAAGCAGGCTGCATCACCCCGTTGTTAGCCTCCGCCCAGTGTTCCCGCAGGGTGGCATTTGGGCCATCTGGCACGTACGCCGTGACCCCGTCCCCTTTGCACTTTGCCCTGTGCCCACTAGGGTTCTTCGAAGTGGAACTGAAGGGGCAATATGGGCAAGAATACGTAAAGGACGAGGCCAAGCAGGTGTGGCGCCTGGCTTTATACGGATAACCGCATTTCTGCCAGCACATCCAGCACTGGTAAGGCGCCGACGTCCATTGCCTTCCATTGCCATCGAAGTGAGTCTGCATCTCCTTCGTGGGGAGCTGTGGCCACTTAGAGACTTCGATGGCAATGGGAGGCAACGAAAGACGGGGCGTTCCCAGTGCTGGATATGGGCGCCCTGGCCGCTCCTGAGGAGCGACAGGACGCCTACGCCCTGCTGATGGCCGCGGCGACAGAGTTAGGGGGGCCAACGGGGGGATGGCAGCCTGGGCCTCCGGCTCCTCCTCCGGCTCCTCCTCCACCGCCTTCTCCGGCTCCTCCTCCGATACCACCTCCTGTGGTGGAGTTTGTAGCGGAGGTTTTACCTGCGCTTGTGGCATCGCCTGTTGTGGTGGCGCCTGCGCTTGTGGCATCGCCTGTTGTGGTGGCGCCTGCGCTTGTGGCATCGCCTGCTGTTGTGGTGGCGCCACGTATCCCTGCGCAGGATGCCACCCTTGCGCAGGGTACCACAGTGGCGGTGGTGCTCCGTATCCTTGTGCAGGATACGGATACCACTGTGGCTGTGGCGCCACATATGTCTGCGCCGGCTGATACCACCACTGACCAGGTGGTGCCGGCGCGACATATCCCTGCGGCGCAGGACCCCCCCACCATTGTccaggtggtggtggtggtggcatCATGTGGGGGGTCGCCGCAATTGTTGCTGGTGGCGGCATCTGCGTCGCACGTGTGGCTTCTGCCACAACCGCCAATCCAGCAGCCTGCACTGCTGCCACGGCTGCCTTTATTgctaaattaattaaataaaataaataaataaaataattatgtgcgGGACGTGGCCAAGCAGTTGTGGTGCCTGGCTTTATGCAAACTAAGCAAATACTTAGTAAACACTAAGCAAAGAGCTAAAAAAGTGCTGTcaaatagcaaaaaaaaaacatttggcTGCCGTGAGAATGTATGTTTGCGGCCATAAGAAGTACACACTGGTCGGGTCGGCAAAGCTATACACTTTTATAACACTTTTCACTTACCTGCGTTGATTTCGTTGTCCattgttttttaattcttctttatttttttgggtccAGTTGCTTTCGTTCTGTTGCACTTCGAATTATTCCCcgaatgtttttaaaaaaacagtTTACCGCTGTTCTATGCTTTACATAGTCGTCTCGCTCTAAATTGTATGCTTGCCCCGTTCCCTCCTGTTATAAACTTAACATTTTATcgataataataatcaaaagccTTAAAGCTtttatcaatatttttttattattttaaaaataaagattttaaagTAAATTCTCTaagataaattaaaattaaaaataagcccctgtaaataaaattttataaaattatataaaattatgtaaaattaaaaataagaaaaatgtttgatgttttttatgttatattttatttatttattttcacgGACCGTACGGGTCCTCGGTGATCGCCATCACCGCCACCAAGTTACCGACGAGGAGGAGGGCCTGCTCTTCATCCTCCCTGACCTCCGGGAACACCGACAGGGCTTCCACCATCGCCTCCTCCAACGCGATTGCCCATTTTTGACCAATGTCCTCCAGTAGGTCAGCATTCAAGCTGGTGAGGgacacctcctcctcctctggCACCACCTGGTAGATGTTCCGCAGCAAGTACTCCATCCTCCCGAACTCGTGCTTGTAGTGCGCGAGCGCCGTGTGGTTGGATATGGAGCTTGTGGCTTTGGCTGCCATCTCGCCGAGGACACGCATATAGGTACCTTTGCGGAATTTCAGGTGCCTGAGCATACCATCCGCCACCCCCAACCGAACAAGGCGCCCGCACAAGTGCCGGTGGTCGTACAAGCTGGGAACATTTTTCCCCAGGAGCCACTGGATGGCGTCCTGGTTCGCCGCGTTGCCGTCGCTTACGGCTCCCACCAGGTGGTGCTGCAGCGCATTCCTTTTGGCGaagtaaaatgaaaatacaaTACAGCAACGACAATAAAGACTTTCAATTTTCCCACCAagatttttggtattttatgGAGATACCAAAAATACTGCAGAGCTGCCAGACTTAAGGAATAAGTACAAACCATGTGTGTTGGCAACACCGTTTCTTTGTGAGGGGAATTTTAAAATTGCCTTATTAACGCTTGCTTACAAAGGCTGTACAAATATTACGTTTTTTAATCTTCACTGACTTGGCAAATAAAATAGTATCTCGTCTCGCACTTATCAACGTAAAAAACGCCCTTGTAGAGGTCGACGCAATGTTCCCTTTCATGTGCATTGTTTGGTTCACCGGATTGCCATGTTAAAAACGGCGCTCGCTTGCCGGTTGTCCAGGAAACATATTGTCCCTCGTTTACCAGATCGTTGATGTCCAGCCACTAGCTAGTATCGTGGGTGATTCGCCTCCTAAGATCCCGTAGCTCCTGTTCATCTTGGATGACCGCCAATTGTCCGCCCATTTCAACACAGGATTTCGAGGCACAGAACCAGTTCTGGTGGTGATTCCTTTCGACATAGAAGTATCTCTTGCCGATCTTCTCGAAACCCGGTGGTATTACTTTATTGGGCGGCATCTTTGGGCTACTGACCTTTGTTAGTACTTCCTGCAAGACTGACATTTGGGCGGTATGCTGACTATCTAGTTTTTCCAGGACATCTAAGTAATTATTCCATTGCTGCTGATGCATTGCTATGTGGTCGATTAGTGGCTTCAATACGGTCAGACAGAATGCGCCACATTAATTGGAAGGGTCATTCAATAGGCATACCGATCGGTCACCATTCTGCATTTCTGCCAAAGATCCGTAAAATTCCCGTGCGACCAAAgcaaaaagtaaataaattacaGACCACACGAACATGATGAGATGGTACAACCGCTCTGGGCAAAAATGTATAACAGAatgattttatatatatttcattaATTACCAGAGGATGCGATAAGCATAATCACTGTACTGCATGTACGAAGTACATTGTACTTACATCCGTATCTTATATAAAAATGAATGAACATAGAAATAAAAAGGCTGGTACTTATACCCGTCACTCATAGAGTCAAAGGGAAAGTAAAaggtaaaagggtatactatattGGTCGAAAAGTATCTCACAGATAGAAGGAAGTATACGTATACATGAAGTATAcctattcttgatcaggatcattagccgagtcgatctagccatgtccgcctaTCCGTATGTAGGCTGTGATCTCGCACGCAGATTCTAGAGGTTTCTGCCCAAAACCGTAGAGcccacatttttaaagattcaaaataataataaattgctATATTTATTTGGACCATTACCATGATAGGGGtaaaatgttaaaatgtaCGTATATAATAATGTAAACATAGATGTTTCTCTAATCAAAGGTATGTTAATTTTGTGGGTATCTAATAGCCGAGGCACCCGATAGTGGACCCATAAGCAAAGAAAACCCAGATCTCAAAATATGTTTATTCTACATGAACAAGGTGTACCAAATACCTACTGTATTATAATCTAGCAGGTAAATGAAACAAAATAAGCCTTAAGATTCTCTCTTTTTTCATAATTCATTTCAACGAAGGAGACTAGTGTTACTACCTGTTATTCCGTATAATGAGGCCTATTCTATGAATCGCTCTTTCTAGTATACTTTCTTCGAAAATGAATATGACCAGAGCATATAAATAGCCAGATCCGCTAGGATAGACCTCAGTTACAAGAAT is a genomic window of Drosophila suzukii chromosome 2L, CBGP_Dsuzu_IsoJpt1.0, whole genome shotgun sequence containing:
- the LOC136116914 gene encoding C-type lectin 37Db-like isoform X1, yielding MHQQQWNSNSDVLRLNESLKKLDRQHTAQMSVLQEVLTKVSNPKIPPNKVIPPGFEKIGKRYFYVERNHHQNWFSASKSCVEMGGQLAVIQDEQELRDLRRRITHDTSYWLDINDLVNEEQYVSWTTGKRAPFLTWQSGEPNNAHDREHCVDLYKGVFYDDKCETRYYFICQASED
- the LOC136116914 gene encoding C-type lectin 37Db-like isoform X2, which produces MHQQQWNSNSDVLRLNESLKKLDRQHTAQMSVLQEVLTKIGKRYFYVERNHHQNWFSASKSCVEMGGQLAVIQDEQELRDLRRRITHDTSYWLDINDLVNEEQYVSWTTGKRAPFLTWQSGEPNNAHDREHCVDLYKGVFYDDKCETRYYFICQASED